The Paenibacillus pabuli DNA segment CGAGAGGAGTTTGTTACGCCTGCGGGGAAAATTGCGGTTCCTACACAGACAGCTCATGTTCTTGCCCTGCATTTTGAATTACTGGATTCTAAGGCAAGACAGCGGGCCATCGAGCAACTGGGAAAACTGGTTGCAGATGCAGGAAATCATCTGACAACCGGCTTCGTGGGCACACCATATCTGAATCCAGTACTTAGCGATACAGGTCATCATGATCTGGCGTATACGCTGCTCTTTCAGGAAGACTACCCGTCCTGGCTGTATCAGGTAACGAAAGGGGCGACGACCGTCTGGGAACATTGGGACGGGATAAAAGAAGATGGAAGCCTATGGAGTGCAGATATGAATTCATTCAACCATTATGCGTACGGTGCCATTGGAGAGTGGCTATACCGTAATGTTGCAGGCATTCGTTCCGATGAGAAATCTCCGGGCTTTCATGTTGTGCATATCGAGCCGGAGCCTGGTCCGGGTCTGGATTGGGTGGAAGCAAGTCTCGATACGATGTATGGACGTGTGGTATCAAGATGGTATCGCCGGGAACAAAATGAGATGGAAGTGCACGTAACCATTCCCGCCAATGTAACAGGAACCGTTGTTTTGCCGGGTGCAAGCCTTCAGACAGTTATGGAGAGTGGTCTTCCTTTGCATAAGGTGCCTCATCTTCAGGGAGTTCAAACGCCAGAATCTCACGTTAAGATCGCTTTGGGATCAGGCAGCTATCAGTTCACGTATCAATGTATGGAGGAATTGGAAGGCAGGATCGTGAAGTAATACACAGAGCAAAGCATTAGACCTATAAAAAGGATCTGCAAACGCGGATTCTTTTTTCTTTTTATATTAGGGAGATAAGGATGAGGAATTCCCGCAATACCGCTTCCCAAAAGGTCATTCTTCGTAATGGGGGGATCCAGGATCAGGATTATGTGGAGCCGGACGGTAACGTGGTGGAGCCATTCTGGATCGATGTTGTCGAATAATGTTGAATATACAGGAAAAATGACGAAATAATATGGATATCGATTGAATAACCCTCGCAGGCTGATTACAATGAAGCTTAGAATCTGGATTGCGGCCGGAAACTATCATCCCATATCAGTCATAAGTGAGGTTTTATTATGAATCAACCGGTTAATCGGCCCCGGCGTATTGAGTATCTGGATCTTTTTCGTGCTTTTGCCATCATGGCTGTGGTTGCCATCCATGCAACATCCACAGCAGTTGCGCATTATCCCAAGCATTCGCAGGGTCATGATTTTTATTATTTCTGGAACAGTTTTCTGCAATTTGCGGTGCCTGCATTTCTGTTTCTGTCCTCCCTTGTCTTGTTCTATAACTATAGTGCCAGGGTGAAGGATAAGGGTTGGATGTTCGGATTTTATAAAAAGCGTCTGTTATATGTTTTTGTGCCTTATGTGATTTGGTCATTGATATATTTTGGGGTCAAACAGCTGCTGGCAAGTCATGATCCAATGTCTCATTATACGCTTTTCCTTAAACAATTGCTCACAGGAACAGCGCATACGCACTTATACTTTTTTCTTATTATTCTTCAGTTTTATGCGGTGTTTCCGCTGCTCTTATTACTAACCCGGTTTCGTCTATTCAAGCGTTATTTGCCCGTGTTCTTTATTGCAGCGCAAGCTGGCTTCTATGCATTACATCTTCAGTTCCACTTCGAGCGAATGGGGAGTCTTCTGCCGAGTTACCTGATTGTCATTGGGTTTGGCGCGTGGATTGGCATGAACTTTAACATTTCGTTGGAGAAGCTGCGTTCATACCGCAATGTGTTGATCATGGCCTTTTTAAGTGGAGGTTTTATCTTTGTATATGGCAGTGTTTACATAAAAACGTCCTTAGGTGCATCTCCGATCATAACGTATACCTTGCTGTTTTTGTTCCGCAATTTGTTTACACTTTCTGCATGTTTGCTATTGTTGATGGGATGTGAACGAGCAGCGGCCAAAAAAAGGGATCGAGCCCGTCTAATCACTCGCCTCCTGGACTCGCTGGGAACAGTAGCCTTCGGGATATTCTTGATGCATCCATTAGTATTGTTGTTCTGGAGAAGGGAGTTCTCATTGGAACTGGCACAGCATTTTAGTCTTGGCATTATCCTGTCTTATGTCGTTGCCCTGCTGCTTTCATGGGGGATAGCAATTGGATTACGGCGAATGAAATGGGGATGGGCGCTGATTGGACGATAACTTTAGTTTGTATATGTAATAATATGAATAAGAGGTTTTAAGACTCCTGATGAAAAGGGAAGGCTTGAAATCTCTTTTTAATTTGCTTTTAAAGAGGTATTATGGAGAATGCCCAGAAAATTCAAATGGGATAGATCTCCAAATAAGGAGTGGTTGGATGAAGTTTGTCATCATTTTTGGTCCACAAGCTGTCGGGAAAATGACCGTCGGGCAGGAACTGGAGAAGATCACGGATCTGAAGTTGTTTCACAATCACATGACGATTGAACTGGTATCTCCCTATTTCAGTTATGGCACAGCTCAAGGAAAAAGACTTGTGAGTCTGTTTCGCCAGGAAATTTTTGAAGAAGTGGCGAAGAGCGATCTTCCGGGCTTGATATTTACATACGTGTGGGCATTCGATCTGGAACAGGATACAGAATATATCCGTAATATCAGTGAGCTGTTTACCTCTCAAGGCGGGCAGGTGTGTTATGTTGAATTGGAGGCAGATTTGACAGAACGATTGGATCGTAACCGGAGTCCTCATCGGCTGCTGCACAAGGCAACGAAGCGAAATGTAGAATGGTCTGAGCAGGATTTGCTTAATAGCATGCAGAAATATCGACTGAATTCAGCGCCGGGAGAGATCATGCACGAGCACTATATTCGGATTAATAATTCGCACCAGAGCCCTGAAGAGGCAGCGGAAGTAATAAAGAAAAGATTTGAGCTATAATCACATAACTGGTCAGGTCGGATAGAAAGGATGTGGTCATGTTGACCAAAAACATATTTAAAGACATCGTTGAATCGGAAGACGTTCTAAGAGAGATTTGCGGCACCCCCGGAGAACTGGTTAAAAACAAAACGATTACGTATCTGGATGAGCATTGTCAACAATTCATTGCCCGTTCCGGGCTGCTCTTTATGTCAACCAGTGATCGTTCAGGCTCTTGTGATGTATCTCCCCGTGGTGACGGAGAAGGATTTGTACATGTCGTGGATCAGCATCATCTGGTCATTCCGGAACGGCCGGGCAACAGACGATTTGACTCGCTGTTAAACATTTTGTCCAATCCGCATATTGGATTGATTTTTGTTATTCCTGGTCTTGAAGAGACACTGCGTATCAATGGCAGAGCGATGATTATTCGGGATATCGATATGATGAAGCAAATGCAGGCACAGGGCAAAACACCCAAATTAGGTATCGCTGTGATGGTAGAAGAATGTTATATGCATTGTGGCAAAGCGTTTAAACGTTCGCATACCTGGGAACCTGAGAACTGGATCGCCAAGGAGGAATTACCCAAACCAGCACGTATTATCGCTGCGCACGCTGGCAAATTGGGTGTTACGGAGGACGATGTCGTCCGTTCGTTACAAGAATCGTATGAGAAACGATTGTATTAATGTTTACAGTCAAAGGAGTTGAATCATTTTGTTTGTATTCGTCTTGATGATTGCAGGAGCCATTATTAGTATTATGTTTCCGTATGGCACTGTGATCGTCATTGGAATTATTCTCGGTCTTGTGGTGGATAATTATCGGAATACCTTATATATTCGTGAAGATATTCGTTCGATTAAAGAGCATCTGGGGCTCATGAACAACAAGGAAGCAGAAGAATACGAATTCGACAAACAACTGAATCAAGTGGATCAACTCAGTTCTGATGAGATCCGAGTGATCAACAAGCGGATTGAAGCTGAACTGGAGAATGAAAATAGAAATAAAAGAAACTAGGGTAATAAGTCGGTTTCGTACTGCAATTTAATGCAAAAGAAGAGATGGACCACCTTGGGCGGGCAATTTATATGAAGATCCCTCCTTAACCATGAATGGTATGCGAGATTGGCTATAGAACTCGGACACTTAGGTGAGTGGTGATCTTCATTTTTGGAAGTGTTTTTTCAATTCAAGAGGAAATAATGCAAATGCTTTAAGAACATATGAGACAGGCTGAATAAAATATAACAGAACAAACCAAATTAAATTTATTGTTGCACATTGTAGAAAATTGTAATACCATGAACGCACATATCGTTGATATTGAAGTTGAAAAGGGCAGGACCTATTACCTTCTTGAAGGTGTGGCTTGTCTTTTTCTGTATATTGGGGTGGATAAAGTGAAAATCGAGAAGGTGCTGAACAATAACGCTGTGGTTGCCATTCAGGATGAGCGCGAAGTCATCGTCATTGGCCGAGGAATTGCTTTTCAGAAGCGGGCAGGTGATAGAGTCTCCGAGGAGCATATTGACAAGATCTTTACTTTACAAAATGAAGATATTCAGGAAAACTTCAAAACATTAATCTCCAGCATACCGCTGGAATACATGAAAGTTTCCGAAGAGATCATCGCTTATGCCAAACTGAAATTGGGCAAAAAATTGAATGACAGCATCTATCTCCATCTTACAGACCACATTCATTTCGCTATTGAGCGTTATCGCAAAAATCTGCCTATCCGTAATGGATTACTGTGGGAAACGAAGCAGTTGTACAAGGATGAGTACGAAGTGGGACTAGAGGGCCTTAACATGATCTGTGAACAGTTTGGTATCCTATTACCGGAAGATGAAGCCGGATTTATGGCATTGCATTTCGTAAATGCAGCGCTTAACGAAGAAATGCCGAATATTCGAAGCATGACGCAGGTGATGCAAGAGGTGCTGACCATCATCAAGTACCATTTCAAAATGGATTTTGACGAGAACTCGCTGAACTATTACCGATTTGTGACGCATCTGAAATTTTTCGCCCAGCGTCTGGTCAAAGGGAAGCACTATAAAAATAACAATGATGATGAATTGTTTGAACTGATTCAGAAAAAATATCCCGAAGCACACAAGTGCTCAGAGAAAATCAAAAAATTCATCGAAAATAACTACACATATCAACTCACTAACGAGGAAATGATGTATCTATCGATTCATATTGAACGTGTGGTGCACGCCACTTCAGAGTAGCTCAATCGAATCCAAATATTCTCTTAAAAAAACGCTTGCAAAAGATCAGAAGTTATACTATTATTTATCCATAAAGTAAGCGCATACAAAAATCGGATTGTAACTGTTCAATCAGGCAATGCCGGTCACTCCAGGTCAGTAAAGACTGGTTGCAACTTACTTTAAGATGAAGTTGTTGAACGAACAACCGAATATCGCTGTGTACAGCCTTACAGGGTTGCAACCATTAAGGGCAAAACCTGAATTGCTGAATAACACGACTTGTTTCCGGATCATCCGGCACGTTGTGTATGTTCAGTAGTTCAGGTTTTCTTTGTTTCACAAGCATGGGGAGTCTACTTAGAGAGGGAGAATTACTATGAATTATGATCAACTGGCCAAAGACATCCTATCCCGTGTAGGTGGCACTGGAAACGTGAACAGCGTCTTCCACTGTGTAACCAGATTACGTTTTAAACTGAAAAATGAAAGCGTTGCTAAAACAGAAGAGATTAAAAATCTGCCTGGCGTCATTACGGTTATGCAGAGTGGTGGACAGTATCAGGTCGTCATCGGCAATGAAGTACCGGATGTATATAAAGCGATTGTGAAGGTAGGCAACTTGCCGACAGAGGGTCAGGTTGAAGAGACGAAGGAAGAATCGGGGAAAAAAGTAGGCCTGTTCAGCCGATTTATCGACATGATTTCGGGAGTCTTCACTCCGCTGCTCGGTTTGCTTGCTGCAACAGGGATGATCAAAGGTTTTACAGCCATGTTTTTATCCTTCGGGTGGTTGACGAATACGTCAGGAACCTACCATCTGTTGAATGCAACGGGTGACTGTCTGTTCTACTTCTTCCCGGTATTCCTTGGTTATACGGCAATCAAGAAGTTTGGCGGCTCACCATTCCTGGGTATGGCCATCGGTGCGACGCTCGTATATCCGACGCTATCCGGTTTGACTGCAGGAGATCCATTATACACGTTGTTCGCAGGTACATTGTTTGAGTCACCGATTCATATAACATTCCTGGGTATTCCTGTTATCTTGATGAACTATTCATCGTCGGTTATTCCAATTATTATCGCTACATTCTTTGCCGTGAAGATCGAAAGATTCTTCAAAAATGTCATCCCTAAAGTGGTTAGTACATTCCTTGTTCCATTCTTTACCCTGCTTGTTATCGTTCCGGCAACGTTCCTTGTTATTGGTCCAGTATCCACTTGGGCAGGACAGTTGATCGGTGCAGGAGCAACAGGTATCTATGAACTGAGCCCACTTCTTACAGGACTCGTGATTGGCGGTTTGTGGCAAGTGTTCGTCCTGTTCGGTCTCCACTGGGGCCTGGTTCCAGTCATGCTGCTGAACCTCAGTACGTCCGGAGCTGATCCGGTGGTTGCCATGTCGTTCGCTGCTTCCTTTGCTCAAATTGGTGCGGTACTTGCAGTCATGTTGAAAACTAAAAATGCCAAACTGAAATCATTGAGTATTCCGGCCTTCATTTCAGGCATCTTCGGTGTAACCGAGCCGGCGATCTATGGTGTGACGCTTCCACTCAAAAAACCGTTTATCATGAGCTGTGTTGCAGGTGGTATTGGCGGCGCCATTCTGGGATTCTTCGGTTCGAAAATGTACATGTTCGGCGGACTCGGCGTATTCGGTTATCCGACGTTCATTAACCCGGCCACAGGTGTTGATTCGGCATTCTATATGGCACTTGTAGCAACAGCCGTTGCGTTCGTACTTGGTTTCGTTCTTACGTATGTCGTTGGTTTCAAGGAAGCTGCAGCACCAGCATCTGCTCCGGCAGCTGCGCCAGCACCTGCACTGGATCCGAATCCGAACAGCAAATACGAAATTTTCAGCCCAATGGCAGGCGAAGTCGTTCCATTGAAGGAAATTAACGACATTACGTTTGCTGGTGAGCACATGGGTAAAGGGATTGCGATTCGACCAACAAGTGGCCGAGTGGTATCGCCAATCACTGGTGTCGTACAAACGGTGTACCGCACGAAGCATGCCATTGGACTGGTGACAGATGACGGTGTAGAAATGCTGATCCATATTGGACAAGATACGGTACAACTGAAAGGTCAACATTTCAATGCTCATGTGAAAGATGGAGACCGCGTTAACGCAGGTGATCTGATTATGGAATTTGATCTGCAGGCCATCAAGGATGCCGGTTATGAGACGGTTACCCCGATTATTATTACGAATACTTCAAATTACCTGGATGTTGTGGGCACCGAAAATGCATCGGTGAACGAAAAAGACAAATTGCTGACCGTGCTTGGTTAAGTCAACGTTTGGATGAATAGGAGGACAACCTTGATGTTTGAAAAGCTAACTTCCTTCCCGGAAAATTTTCTCTGGGGAGGAGCAACAGCGGCAAATCAGCTGGAGGGAGCCTATCTGGAAGGGGGAAAAGGATTGACTACGGTCGATCTGATCCCTGTCGGGCCCAAACGATTCCCTATTGCCATGGGGAACCTTGACTCATTCGAGCCACAAGAGGGCGAGTTCTACCCTTCTCATGAAGCCATTGATTTCTATCATCGGTACAAGGAAGACATAGCTTTATTTGCCGAAATGGGGTTCAAATGTTTAAGACTTTCGATCGCCTGGTCCCGGATCTTCCCGAACGGGGATGACGCCGAGCCCAATGAGGCAGGCCTGCAATTCTATGATGATGTTTTCGATGAATTGTTGAAATATAATATCGAACCGGTCGTAACTATTTGTCATTTCGATGTACCTGTACATCTCGTGCAAACTTATGGCGGTTGGAAAAACCGGAAGATGATTGGCTTTTTTGAAACCTATGCGAAGACGTTATTCAATCGATATAAGGACAAAGTAAAATACTGGATGACGTTTAACGAAATCAACATGCTTCTGCATCTCCCGTATATCGGAGCAGGTATAGTCCTGCAAGAGGGAGAGGACAAGCAGCAGATCCTGTATCAGGCGGCGCATCATGAATTGGTAGCCAGTGCACTCGCCGTCAAGGCAGGTCACGAGATTATTCCCGGTGCACAAATCGGGTGTATGCTGGCCGCAGGTACGGTCTATCCTTACACCTCCAACCCAGAGGACGTATGGAAGGCGATGGAGCAGGATCGTGAGTCTTTTTTCTTCATTGATGTTCAGTCCAAAGGGGCATATCCCGGCTACACCAAGCGTTTCTTCAGAGAAAACGGCATTCATATCGAGATGCAGCCGGAAGATGCCGATCTTCTTATGCAGAATACAGTGGACTATATTGGCTTCAGCTATTATGCAAGCCGCTGCACAAGCACAGATCCGGAGATATTGAAAGACTCCACCGAAGGCAATGTATTTGGTTCCGTGAAAAACCCATATCTTGATGCATCGGAGTGGGGATGGACGATTGACCCGAAAGGACTGCGAATCACCTGCAATCAGCTGCATGATCGCTACGGCAAGCCACTATTCATTGTGGAAAACGGACTTGGCGCTACCGATGTATTGCTGGACAATGATACGGTGGAAGATGATTATCGCATTGACTATCTGGACCGTCATTTTGCCGAGATGGCAGAAGCCATTCAGGACGGAGTCGAGATCATTGGATATACGAGCTGGGGCCCGATTGATTTGGTCAGCGCAGGTACAGGAGAAATGAAGAAACGTTACGGTTACATCTATGTAGACCGAAACAATGACGGTACGGGTTCGCTGAGAAGGGTGAAAAAGAAAAGCTTCCACTGGTATAAAGACGTCATTGCTACTCATGGTGCACAATACTTCTAAGCGCTGTCCTGTAAATGAAATTCATAAAAAAAGGAGGAGCAATCTCGTGTTACACACGGATTTGCTCCTCTTCTGTTCCAACGAAACAGGATCTTGGAAAATTGACCTATAAATGTTCATATAAGAGAATTAATTAAGGGACTTGCAGACTCCGTTGTGCATTTAGCCTGCCATACTGCCAATAGACCCCGGAACCGGATACGGGATCGGAGGCAAAGCACAATGCATCGCGGATCTGGGCATTGGTTTTGCCTTGGGCAGCAAGCAAGGCAGCCGCACCTGCGACCTGTGGGGCAGCCATTGATGTACCGCTCATATATGCGTACGAGCTGCCGAGGTATGTGGACAATATGCTGTCTCCGGGAGCAGCCATGTCAACCCATGCACCGTAATTGGAGAAATTCGATTTCAGATCGGAAGCATTGGTGGAAGCGACCGCGATGACGTTGGGATAGGAAGCGGGTACGATTGGATACGAAGTGTTGTCATTTCCGGCAGCGGCAATAATGACTGCTCCGCGGTCCCAGGCATACTGTACTGCAGCCTGCAAAAAGGCATCGCTGACAGGTCCGCCTAGGCTCAAATTGACAACTTGTATACCATTGTTGGCAGCATAGACCAGCCCGTTTCCGACATTGCCCATGGTTCCCATTCCGCTATCATCCAGAACACGAATGGGTACGATGGACGCAAGCGGAGCAACGCCAGCGATGCCAGCTCCATTATTCGTGACGGAAGCCGCAATTCCGGCCACATGTGTGCCGTGTCCGTTTCCATCCTCGGGAATGGCGTCATAGCTGACATAGTCATAACCTGGAAGGAGCTTGCTGGCAAGCTCGGGGTGGTTTAGCTGCACTCCGGTATCAATAATGGCAATTTTGATGGAGCTGTTGCTTTGGCTAATATCCCAAGCCGCAGGTGCGTTAATCTTTTGCAGGTTATTCTGATAAGGGAAGTAGGGGTCATTCGGGGTATAGGATGCCTGAACGAAGTAATTGGGTTCTACATGTTCAATGAGTTCATGATCCTTATAGTTCTTGAGCATGCGATGCATGATTCTGTTTGATTCTACCCGATACCAGCCGAGATCCTCATAAGTTTCGGCAACTTTGCATCTTCCTTTTTTATGCAGAGTGTGCATTTGATCTGCCGTGGTGCCGTCTTTAAATTTGATCAAGAGCTGCTTGGGAGCATGGGGATGAAACTTTCGCGTTTCAAGGATATCTTCTACGTAACGATATACAAATCCCAGCATGAGCAGAAATGCAGCAGAGATACCCAGCCATAGCCACATCGCTTTTTCCCCCTTGTGAGTTTGATTTGGTAACACGTCTTATCGTATGCAGAGTCTCTCAAATCGCGCGGGCTTTCTATCATTTTGGATAGGAGTGCAGCTAGATTGATAGAAGAAATTAAATTAGGTAAGATGATGGAAGAGAGCGAGCTCACCAAGAATGCGGGTTCGGGTAGTTGCTATAAGCCAAGCTCTAATCTATAGGATAGGAATGAAAATATTGTGACACAGCTTCAGACGGTGCCCAAAATAATGAAGGTTCAGCTCCATCAGATTGAGCAAGCAGTTGATTTTGCCATGCGTGTCCGCAGAGAAGTATTCCCAATGATGAATCATGAACAGATACCTGTGGATCTGGCGCAATTTAGAGAACATTATATGGAGACAGCGGGTGCGGTCTTTCTGGTAGCTGTAACGGAGGAAGCGGGCATTGTAGGCTCCATCGGTACTTTGCCATATGATGGTCGGATTCAGGTGATCGAAGGTCGGTATCCGGATCAATCCGCAGCTGAAATTGTAAAATGTTATGTCGATCCTGTCTATCGCAGATACG contains these protein-coding regions:
- a CDS encoding 6-phospho-beta-glucosidase; this translates as MFEKLTSFPENFLWGGATAANQLEGAYLEGGKGLTTVDLIPVGPKRFPIAMGNLDSFEPQEGEFYPSHEAIDFYHRYKEDIALFAEMGFKCLRLSIAWSRIFPNGDDAEPNEAGLQFYDDVFDELLKYNIEPVVTICHFDVPVHLVQTYGGWKNRKMIGFFETYAKTLFNRYKDKVKYWMTFNEINMLLHLPYIGAGIVLQEGEDKQQILYQAAHHELVASALAVKAGHEIIPGAQIGCMLAAGTVYPYTSNPEDVWKAMEQDRESFFFIDVQSKGAYPGYTKRFFRENGIHIEMQPEDADLLMQNTVDYIGFSYYASRCTSTDPEILKDSTEGNVFGSVKNPYLDASEWGWTIDPKGLRITCNQLHDRYGKPLFIVENGLGATDVLLDNDTVEDDYRIDYLDRHFAEMAEAIQDGVEIIGYTSWGPIDLVSAGTGEMKKRYGYIYVDRNNDGTGSLRRVKKKSFHWYKDVIATHGAQYF
- the licT gene encoding BglG family transcription antiterminator LicT, with protein sequence MKIEKVLNNNAVVAIQDEREVIVIGRGIAFQKRAGDRVSEEHIDKIFTLQNEDIQENFKTLISSIPLEYMKVSEEIIAYAKLKLGKKLNDSIYLHLTDHIHFAIERYRKNLPIRNGLLWETKQLYKDEYEVGLEGLNMICEQFGILLPEDEAGFMALHFVNAALNEEMPNIRSMTQVMQEVLTIIKYHFKMDFDENSLNYYRFVTHLKFFAQRLVKGKHYKNNNDDELFELIQKKYPEAHKCSEKIKKFIENNYTYQLTNEEMMYLSIHIERVVHATSE
- a CDS encoding GNAT family N-acetyltransferase encodes the protein MTQLQTVPKIMKVQLHQIEQAVDFAMRVRREVFPMMNHEQIPVDLAQFREHYMETAGAVFLVAVTEEAGIVGSIGTLPYDGRIQVIEGRYPDQSAAEIVKCYVDPVYRRYGIGSLLIKELERVVREMPYTMLYLHTHRFLPGAVDFWERQGFTIVTEEHNEWQIVHMEKPAEK
- a CDS encoding AAA family ATPase, with protein sequence MKFVIIFGPQAVGKMTVGQELEKITDLKLFHNHMTIELVSPYFSYGTAQGKRLVSLFRQEIFEEVAKSDLPGLIFTYVWAFDLEQDTEYIRNISELFTSQGGQVCYVELEADLTERLDRNRSPHRLLHKATKRNVEWSEQDLLNSMQKYRLNSAPGEIMHEHYIRINNSHQSPEEAAEVIKKRFEL
- a CDS encoding beta-glucoside-specific PTS transporter subunit IIABC, producing the protein MNYDQLAKDILSRVGGTGNVNSVFHCVTRLRFKLKNESVAKTEEIKNLPGVITVMQSGGQYQVVIGNEVPDVYKAIVKVGNLPTEGQVEETKEESGKKVGLFSRFIDMISGVFTPLLGLLAATGMIKGFTAMFLSFGWLTNTSGTYHLLNATGDCLFYFFPVFLGYTAIKKFGGSPFLGMAIGATLVYPTLSGLTAGDPLYTLFAGTLFESPIHITFLGIPVILMNYSSSVIPIIIATFFAVKIERFFKNVIPKVVSTFLVPFFTLLVIVPATFLVIGPVSTWAGQLIGAGATGIYELSPLLTGLVIGGLWQVFVLFGLHWGLVPVMLLNLSTSGADPVVAMSFAASFAQIGAVLAVMLKTKNAKLKSLSIPAFISGIFGVTEPAIYGVTLPLKKPFIMSCVAGGIGGAILGFFGSKMYMFGGLGVFGYPTFINPATGVDSAFYMALVATAVAFVLGFVLTYVVGFKEAAAPASAPAAAPAPALDPNPNSKYEIFSPMAGEVVPLKEINDITFAGEHMGKGIAIRPTSGRVVSPITGVVQTVYRTKHAIGLVTDDGVEMLIHIGQDTVQLKGQHFNAHVKDGDRVNAGDLIMEFDLQAIKDAGYETVTPIIITNTSNYLDVVGTENASVNEKDKLLTVLG
- a CDS encoding S8 family peptidase, with product MWLWLGISAAFLLMLGFVYRYVEDILETRKFHPHAPKQLLIKFKDGTTADQMHTLHKKGRCKVAETYEDLGWYRVESNRIMHRMLKNYKDHELIEHVEPNYFVQASYTPNDPYFPYQNNLQKINAPAAWDISQSNSSIKIAIIDTGVQLNHPELASKLLPGYDYVSYDAIPEDGNGHGTHVAGIAASVTNNGAGIAGVAPLASIVPIRVLDDSGMGTMGNVGNGLVYAANNGIQVVNLSLGGPVSDAFLQAAVQYAWDRGAVIIAAAGNDNTSYPIVPASYPNVIAVASTNASDLKSNFSNYGAWVDMAAPGDSILSTYLGSSYAYMSGTSMAAPQVAGAAALLAAQGKTNAQIRDALCFASDPVSGSGVYWQYGRLNAQRSLQVP
- a CDS encoding pyridoxamine 5'-phosphate oxidase family protein; the protein is MLTKNIFKDIVESEDVLREICGTPGELVKNKTITYLDEHCQQFIARSGLLFMSTSDRSGSCDVSPRGDGEGFVHVVDQHHLVIPERPGNRRFDSLLNILSNPHIGLIFVIPGLEETLRINGRAMIIRDIDMMKQMQAQGKTPKLGIAVMVEECYMHCGKAFKRSHTWEPENWIAKEELPKPARIIAAHAGKLGVTEDDVVRSLQESYEKRLY
- a CDS encoding acyltransferase — encoded protein: MNQPVNRPRRIEYLDLFRAFAIMAVVAIHATSTAVAHYPKHSQGHDFYYFWNSFLQFAVPAFLFLSSLVLFYNYSARVKDKGWMFGFYKKRLLYVFVPYVIWSLIYFGVKQLLASHDPMSHYTLFLKQLLTGTAHTHLYFFLIILQFYAVFPLLLLLTRFRLFKRYLPVFFIAAQAGFYALHLQFHFERMGSLLPSYLIVIGFGAWIGMNFNISLEKLRSYRNVLIMAFLSGGFIFVYGSVYIKTSLGASPIITYTLLFLFRNLFTLSACLLLLMGCERAAAKKRDRARLITRLLDSLGTVAFGIFLMHPLVLLFWRREFSLELAQHFSLGIILSYVVALLLSWGIAIGLRRMKWGWALIGR